GGTAGGCCCGGGCCACCACTGGCTCCTCTGGAAGCGCGCCCGTCATCCGGTAGAGGGCTGAGATGCTCCAGGCCCCCGCCGCCCGGAGCGAGTATATGTCAGCCAGGTGCTCCCAGGCCCAGCTGAAGCTCACCCACGCCAGCCCCGCCGCCAGCAGCATAGCCGCCGCCTCGGCGGCCCCCAGAGGCCCCGCCCCGGCCAGCCTCATAGCGGCCGCTACCAGCCAGGAGGCGAGGAGGGCCACGAGGCCGGCGAGCACCAGCGGGGGGAGGGGCCGAAGGGCCTCCAGGTGCCCAGCCTCGTGTGCCACCACGGCCCCCGCCTCCTCCGGCCTCAGCCTCTCGTAGAGGCCCCTCGACACGTAGATCCTCCCCAGGGCCGCCACGGTGAAGGCTGTGGGCAGGCCGGAGGATAGCAGGAAGACCCTGTAGAGCCGGCCGCCAACCCTGTAGACGAGGCTGCCCAGCGTCCTCCTGCCAAGCCTCCAGCTGATAGCCAGGTACACAAGGCCCAGGGCCGGCCCAACCATGGCCGCCGCCAGGGGGTCGACACCGCCACCCCCCGCGGCCATGAGCGCCCCCGCCGCCAGCGCGGCGGCCATGAGCGCGCGGAGCCTGGCCCACGCCTTCTCGGGGTCGCCGCGGAGCACCAGCACGTATAGCCCGGGGAGGGCTGTGGCGAGCACGATGCCGGCGTAGAACGCCGCCCCCGGCAGGGAGGCGTGAGAAGCCCCCGTCATGGCTGATACTCCCGCTGAGGCCTCCTCCCATCCCCCGGCGTGGACGCCCGGGGGCCTCTATAGTGGCTGCGGCCCAGCCCCCGGCAGCGGGTGAAACCCCTAATAGCCCTCGGCATAGCCCCTTGAGGCGGCAGGGTGAGGCCCTCTCTAGGCGGTGGGGCGCCGTGGCGAGCGAGGGAGCCGGCAGGCTCGAGCAGCGGCTAGAGCGGCTGCTGGCGTCCCTGGACAGGATGAAGAAGCTCCTAGAGGACATAGCCCTGGACGAGATGAGTGAGGCAAGGGCCTATGGCGACCTGGCGAGGCTCTGCCACGACGAGGACAGTAGGTGGAACCTCCTCCTAATAGCCATGGATAGCATCGTGCACAAGGAGATAGCCTGGGCGCTGATACGCGCAGCAAGCGAGATAGAGGTTACGGTGAAGGAGGTGCTGAGCTACAAGCCCAGGCCAGAGGACATGGGCAGGCTCCTCGGCCTCCTGGAGGCGCACGCTACCATAGAGGACCTGGCCCGCAGCAACTATGAGGGCATAGTGCCGCTGGCCGAGCCGGGCACAACGCTCCGGAAGCTCGCCGAGCTGCTCACCGAGGAGGAGGCGAAGCACCAGAGGCTGGTAGCGTCCGCCCTCCAGAGGCTCCAGAGGCTGGTAGAGGAGGGCAGGGGGGCCGGGGAGGCCAGGGGCTAGATGTAGCCCTCCTCGACGCACATCTTCTTCATTACAAGCGCGTCCTGGTCTAGCAGGGGGCTCTCGGAGATCACCACGCCCTCTATCCCGGTCTCCTTGTAGGCCCTGCAGACTATCCTCCACTCCGGCCCGTACTCGGTCTCGCTCAGCGTGTGGTGCTCCCTCTCGCCGCCCCGCCCGTACTCTATCCTGCTGAAGTGGGTGTGGAGGGGCTTCACAGCCCAGCTTCCAAGCTCCCTCTCTATCCTCTCTATAACCTCTATGACGTGGTCCAGGCTGGTTATGTACTTGCCCTCGCTCCTGGCGTATAGGTGGGCCCAGTCGACGGCCGGCCTGCTGAACTCTACCTCCCTGCATATCTCTATCACGTCGTCCAGGCTCCCCACCTGGCTTGTCTTGCCAGTCGTCTCGGGGGCTAGCCACACCCCCCGGATACCCTCCTGCTTCATCCACTCGACGAGGGGCCGGAGGCTCTCGATGGTCTTGCGGAGCGCATCCCTCGGGCTAGGATTGTCCCGGTAGTAGCCAGGGTGGTAGACGACCGCGTAGGCGCCCATCCAGCTCGCCGCCCTCACAGCAGCCCTAAGCCTCTCAATACTCTTCCTTATGGTCTCCTCGCTGCCAGCGAGGTTTATGTAGTAGGGTGCGTGCATGGACAGTGTTGTCCCGTACTTCTCTGCCGCCTCCCGTATAGCCCTCGCCTTCTTCTCGCTGATCCGTACCCCGCGCACCGCCTCGTACTCTATAGCCTCGAGCCCCTCCTTGGCCACGTACTCTATGGCCTTCACGTAG
The sequence above is a segment of the Pyrodictium occultum genome. Coding sequences within it:
- a CDS encoding M48 family metalloprotease; amino-acid sequence: MTGASHASLPGAAFYAGIVLATALPGLYVLVLRGDPEKAWARLRALMAAALAAGALMAAGGGGVDPLAAAMVGPALGLVYLAISWRLGRRTLGSLVYRVGGRLYRVFLLSSGLPTAFTVAALGRIYVSRGLYERLRPEEAGAVVAHEAGHLEALRPLPPLVLAGLVALLASWLVAAAMRLAGAGPLGAAEAAAMLLAAGLAWVSFSWAWEHLADIYSLRAAGAWSISALYRMTGALPEEPVVARAYLDALLGLRPRRGPGVVFLVNPHPRPGHRLYLMERLAWLGRGLL
- a CDS encoding TIM barrel protein, producing MSRRMRFGPAGKPVGMKSGDYVKAIEYVAKEGLEAIEYEAVRGVRISEKKARAIREAAEKYGTTLSMHAPYYINLAGSEETIRKSIERLRAAVRAASWMGAYAVVYHPGYYRDNPSPRDALRKTIESLRPLVEWMKQEGIRGVWLAPETTGKTSQVGSLDDVIEICREVEFSRPAVDWAHLYARSEGKYITSLDHVIEVIERIERELGSWAVKPLHTHFSRIEYGRGGEREHHTLSETEYGPEWRIVCRAYKETGIEGVVISESPLLDQDALVMKKMCVEEGYI